Proteins from a genomic interval of Gossypium hirsutum isolate 1008001.06 chromosome A09, Gossypium_hirsutum_v2.1, whole genome shotgun sequence:
- the LOC121206000 gene encoding uncharacterized protein, protein MGVVKFDDTPSTENPLPNHGDQGVNTIGENGMRRIKEDMAEVRMPMKVIWEEMMKREMIISEEGNKEARDYCEFHVEEGHEIQECDEFKALVQNLMDNKELEFYEAGSDEGHVCALEGEPKNQRINRPRIIISLPRNNEVETQTTPKVIIHKPFSFSYKDNKRVPWNYDYNVTMPEREDIASTSKEAQVEGSYTRNGKRYDSGGIRVEPMKVKAFDIEKENGVEVLVNEPVKEEEAREFLKFMKHSEYSVVEQLRKQPARISVFTLLLSSEVHREALMKVLNKTYNTNDISINKLDRLVSNISADNFIYFNDDEILPGGMGSAKALDITTRCKGYKLLSVLIDNGLALNVLPLSTLNILPIDSSHMKTCHNVVRAFDGTERKVMGGIDIPLMIGPNTYEVEFLVMDIKPSYNCLLGRPWIHSAGAVPSSLHQKLKLVTDGRLVTINAEEDNIAAVASDAPYVEVNEEAVECSFRSLEFVNATFISEGNEVPVPKISRITRMGLQITVGKGALPENGLERYLQ, encoded by the coding sequence ATGGGGGTCGTAAAATTTGATGACACTCCTAGTACAGAGAACCCGTTGCCGAACCATGGTGATCAAGGGGTAAACACAATTGGGGAAAATGGTATGAGAAGGATTAAAGAGGACATGGCCGAGGTAAGAATGCCAATGAAAGTAATCTGGGAAGAAATGATGAAAAGAGAGATGATAATCTCTGAAGAAGGAAATAAAGAAGCGAGGGACTACTGCGAGTTCCATGTAGAAGAGGGACACGAGATCCAGGAATGTGACGAGTTTAAGGCTTTGGTACAAAACCttatggataataaggagctggaaTTTTATGAAGCTGGCTCAGATGAGGGACACGTATGCGCATTGGAAGGTGAACCAAAGAATCAAAGAATCAACCGGCCAAGGATTATTATTTCTCTACCAAGGAATAATGAAGTTGAGACACAAACAACGCCGAAAGTCATTATTCACAAGcccttttccttttcttataaggataacaagagGGTACCCTGGAATTATGACTACAATGTGACAATGCCGGAGAGAGAAGATATAGCTAGTACTTCTAAAGAGGCTCAAGTTGAAGGTTCCTACACACGTAATGGGAAGCGTTATGATTCAGGAGGCATCAGAGTTGAGCCCATGAAAGTGAAAGCCTTTGATATTGAGAAGGAGAATGGGGTTGAGGTACTTGTTAATGAGCCagtgaaagaagaagaagctagagAGTTCCTAAAATTCATGAAACACAGTGAGTATAGCGTGGTTGAACAATTGCGcaaacaaccagctcgcatatcAGTGTTCACTTTGCTTCTGAGTTCAGAGGTACATCGTGAGGCATTAATGAAGGTGCTCAATAAGACTTACAATACTAATGATATATCCATCAACAAGTTGGATCGATTGGTTAGTAACATAAGCGCTGACAACTTCATttatttcaatgatgatgaaatcctACCTGGTGGCATGGGATCAGCTAAAGCTTTGGACATCACCACTCGCTGCAAAGGATATAAATTGCTAAGTGTGCTTATTGATAATGGGTTAGCCTTAAATGTCCTGCCATTGTCCACATTGAACATATTGCCCATAGACagttctcacatgaaaacatGCCATAATGTAGTGAGAGCATTCGATGGTACGGAGAGAAAGGTCATGGGAGGAATCGATATCCCTTTGATGATCGGGCCAAACACGTATGAGGTAGAATTTCTAGTGATGGACATCAAGCCCTCTTATAATTGCTTATTGGGAAGGCCTTGGATACATTCGGCAGGAGCGGTGCCCTCATCTTTGCACCAGAAATTGAAGCTAGTAACAGATGGACGGCTGGTCACCATAAATGCGGAGGAAGACAACATAGCAGCAGTTGCCAGTGACGCACCCTATGTAGAGGTGAATGAGGAGGCCGTTGAGTGTTCTTTTCGCTCATTAGAATTCGTTAATGCAACATTTATTTCAGAGGGGAATGAGGTGCCAGTGCCTAAGATATCCAGAATCACAAGAATGGGTTTGCAGATAACAGTGGGGAAAGGAGCCTTGCCAGAAAATGGATTGGAAAGATATCTCCAATGA